The Conexivisphaera calida genome includes a region encoding these proteins:
- a CDS encoding ABC transporter ATP-binding protein: MSGEVPLLRLLDVSKRFGGVLALRDVSMDVGEGELVALIGPNGAGKSTLFKVICGVIKPDSGRIYFMGRDITGLPPERICRMGIARTHQVPRPFVGMSVLENVLVPASHARGLDMRRAEDLARDILRAVGLGGKADASIGSLTLYERRMLEIARALAADPRLLLLDEPFAGLNPEEAEEALELVRKLKVERRISIIWVEHVMGLLRRTADRVVVLNQGEKIADGTFREVVHSAQVITAYLGEKILDDIG, encoded by the coding sequence GTGTCCGGGGAGGTACCGCTGCTAAGGCTGTTGGACGTCTCGAAGCGCTTCGGCGGAGTGCTCGCGCTCAGGGACGTGAGCATGGACGTCGGCGAGGGCGAGCTCGTGGCGCTCATAGGGCCGAACGGTGCCGGCAAGAGCACGCTCTTCAAGGTGATATGCGGCGTCATAAAGCCCGACTCGGGCAGGATCTACTTCATGGGCAGGGACATAACAGGGCTCCCGCCCGAGAGGATCTGCCGCATGGGAATAGCTAGGACCCATCAGGTACCGCGTCCCTTCGTCGGCATGAGCGTCCTTGAGAACGTGCTGGTCCCGGCATCCCACGCCAGGGGGCTCGACATGCGCCGTGCGGAGGATCTTGCCCGGGATATATTGAGGGCAGTGGGGCTCGGGGGGAAGGCCGACGCATCGATAGGCTCGCTCACGCTCTACGAGCGCAGGATGCTCGAGATAGCGCGCGCCCTGGCGGCGGATCCCAGGCTGCTCCTGCTCGACGAGCCATTTGCCGGACTGAATCCCGAGGAGGCTGAGGAGGCGCTGGAGCTCGTGAGGAAGTTGAAGGTCGAGAGGAGGATATCGATAATATGGGTAGAGCACGTGATGGGGCTCCTCCGGAGGACCGCCGATCGCGTTGTCGTCCTGAATCAGGGGGAGAAGATAGCCGACGGCACCTTCAGGGAGGTAGTACACAGCGCCCAGGTGATCACCGCGTATCTGGGGGAGAAGATACTGGATGACATCGGATGA
- a CDS encoding HAD family hydrolase has protein sequence MSGCAAPKGTRGIVFDMDGTLLDTVALVSSAWEFALRSLGYSAAASDIEPFVGLPASKIAEAFTGSSSSLMELTNLRASYLEEHARDVRAFPEVPAALERIKRAGLRIAIATSIPSKMARLFLESAGISGSVDALVGGDNVERGKPEPDIFLEAARRLSLQPREAVVVGDRDYDVIPAKRMGSFSVLVVRKSYCPTERPDAVIADLRGLLELLGIR, from the coding sequence GTGAGCGGGTGCGCTGCGCCCAAGGGCACGAGGGGGATAGTCTTCGACATGGACGGCACGTTGCTCGATACCGTCGCGCTGGTCTCCAGTGCATGGGAGTTCGCGCTTCGTTCCCTCGGCTACAGCGCTGCTGCGTCCGACATAGAGCCGTTCGTCGGCCTTCCCGCCTCCAAGATAGCCGAGGCGTTCACGGGGAGTTCCTCGTCCCTGATGGAGCTCACAAACCTCAGGGCCAGCTACCTCGAGGAACACGCCCGCGACGTCAGGGCGTTCCCGGAGGTCCCGGCGGCGCTTGAGAGGATAAAGCGCGCTGGGCTGAGGATCGCGATCGCCACGTCCATTCCATCCAAGATGGCACGGCTATTCTTGGAATCAGCCGGAATATCGGGATCCGTGGACGCGCTGGTCGGGGGCGATAACGTGGAGAGGGGAAAGCCAGAGCCCGATATATTCTTAGAGGCCGCGAGGAGGCTGTCTCTCCAGCCCAGGGAGGCCGTTGTGGTCGGGGATCGCGACTATGACGTGATACCCGCCAAGCGTATGGGGAGCTTCTCCGTGCTCGTCGTCAGGAAGTCATACTGCCCGACTGAGAGGCCGGACGCGGTGATAGCCGACCTGAGGGGTCTTCTGGAGCTCCTGGGAATCAGGTGA
- a CDS encoding NAD(P)/FAD-dependent oxidoreductase gives MALEFKMAPVGEEELAPEYDVVIVGAGPAAFSAAVYSARFMLRSVMIGEEPGGQLTLAGIVDDYIGLPEIPAPDLIERFKGHSGKYGVQLFMDRVERIEELEDSKKRVMTLEGRETTAKAVVVAVGSKRRKLGVPGEDKYNARGVSYCSVCDAPLFRGAEAVAVIGGGDSAVEGASMLADYAKKVYLIHRRSSFRAQPVNVEALRRKRNVEFILNSTVREITGDTKVRGVVVENLDEKSRSTLKVDGVFIEIGFEPDVEFSAKNGLGVDAGGYIKVDDWMRTTRPGIFAAGDCTSAWVGFRQVVTAVAQGAVAAYSASRYIREKW, from the coding sequence ATGGCGCTCGAGTTCAAGATGGCACCAGTGGGCGAGGAGGAGCTGGCGCCGGAGTACGACGTGGTAATAGTGGGCGCGGGGCCCGCCGCCTTCAGTGCAGCCGTCTACAGCGCGCGGTTCATGCTGAGGTCGGTGATGATAGGGGAGGAGCCGGGAGGACAGCTGACGCTGGCCGGGATCGTGGACGACTACATAGGCCTCCCGGAGATACCGGCGCCGGACCTCATAGAGCGCTTCAAGGGGCACTCGGGCAAATATGGAGTGCAGCTGTTCATGGACCGCGTAGAACGGATAGAGGAGCTCGAGGACTCAAAGAAACGCGTGATGACGCTGGAGGGTCGCGAGACGACGGCGAAGGCCGTCGTGGTTGCAGTGGGATCGAAGAGGAGGAAGCTCGGTGTCCCAGGAGAGGATAAATACAACGCGAGGGGGGTCAGCTACTGCAGCGTGTGTGATGCACCGCTGTTCAGGGGAGCCGAGGCTGTGGCGGTGATCGGTGGCGGCGATTCCGCCGTGGAGGGCGCATCCATGCTCGCGGACTACGCGAAGAAAGTATACCTCATCCACAGGAGGAGCTCGTTCCGCGCCCAGCCGGTGAACGTGGAGGCGCTGCGCAGGAAACGGAACGTTGAGTTCATTCTCAACTCGACCGTCAGGGAGATCACGGGTGACACAAAGGTCCGCGGAGTTGTGGTGGAGAACCTAGATGAAAAATCGAGGTCGACGCTCAAGGTGGATGGCGTGTTCATAGAGATAGGATTCGAGCCCGACGTCGAGTTCTCCGCCAAGAATGGATTGGGCGTGGACGCTGGAGGGTACATAAAGGTCGACGACTGGATGAGGACTACCAGGCCGGGAATATTCGCCGCGGGCGATTGCACCAGCGCGTGGGTGGGCTTCAGGCAGGTCGTGACGGCAGTGGCGCAGGGGGCAGTGGCCGCGTACTCGGCCAGCCGCTACATCAGGGAGAAATGGTAG
- a CDS encoding nucleoside phosphorylase, giving the protein MSRRIEGEPVHIRAKPGDVAELAVIMGDPARVEQAASLLDDARIINSYRGYLAYTGRYEGIPVTVACHCIGGPSAAIAVEELAMLGARRIVRIGTAGAFAPAVGESEVVVPGEAFHVSTLPMMYSGVAGPSIADPGLSERLAREVEATGLRVHRGSVFSSDAFYLEGPEIVERWRSAGAVAVEMECATVFAVAAARGISAAAALIVSNNLATRSRVLTSDELKPITLRTVRAAIRALKP; this is encoded by the coding sequence TTGAGCAGGCGCATTGAAGGTGAACCAGTGCACATAAGGGCCAAGCCGGGCGACGTGGCGGAGCTCGCCGTAATAATGGGAGATCCGGCACGCGTGGAGCAGGCCGCATCGTTGTTGGACGACGCGCGGATCATAAACTCCTATCGCGGATATCTGGCGTACACGGGGCGCTACGAGGGAATCCCCGTGACCGTGGCATGTCACTGCATAGGGGGGCCATCCGCCGCTATAGCTGTCGAGGAGCTGGCCATGCTGGGCGCCCGCAGGATAGTGCGCATAGGTACTGCCGGCGCCTTTGCGCCGGCAGTAGGGGAGAGCGAGGTCGTGGTTCCCGGCGAGGCCTTCCACGTCAGCACGCTCCCCATGATGTACTCCGGGGTTGCAGGCCCATCAATCGCGGATCCCGGACTGTCTGAGCGCCTCGCGAGGGAGGTTGAGGCGACAGGGCTGAGAGTCCATAGAGGATCCGTGTTCTCGAGCGATGCGTTCTATCTGGAGGGTCCGGAGATCGTCGAGAGGTGGAGGTCCGCCGGCGCCGTGGCCGTTGAAATGGAATGTGCCACAGTGTTCGCGGTGGCCGCCGCGAGGGGGATATCCGCGGCCGCGGCTCTCATAGTCAGCAACAACCTGGCGACGCGCAGCAGGGTCCTCACCTCGGACGAGCTGAAGCCGATAACGCTGAGAACTGTGCGCGCGGCCATCAGAGCCCTGAAACCATGA
- a CDS encoding adenosylcobinamide amidohydrolase, which yields MSSTVRFLGDDVIVIDMGRRMRVLGTTVVGGRGSARYVVMGRVRKYVDDFTSYAAALSSSVGAPPGTPVFLTAADLHRSYVRSSCELDDISVEVHATFGLSGMACLGEEDVRRMSAGTVNVLAITSARMSQMGMLDALRSISEVKGALSVLSGFSCRTSAAAGTVSDATLLAAPRGDISYSGLATPQGRAAACALRRAFAELAIRLGTGRRLALTLGLEGGDCGNVDPDLEVAIRAARYVELAEAAGLLGDAGGGSEQPYGSTDDALKRLGRIAEERGQKGTLTLAEVLSLCEGSS from the coding sequence ATGAGCTCCACGGTCAGATTCCTAGGCGACGATGTGATCGTGATAGATATGGGGAGGAGAATGCGCGTCCTCGGCACCACCGTGGTGGGAGGACGCGGAAGCGCGAGGTACGTCGTAATGGGGAGGGTGAGGAAATACGTGGATGATTTCACGTCGTACGCGGCGGCGCTCTCCAGCTCGGTCGGAGCGCCGCCCGGCACGCCGGTGTTTCTGACCGCGGCTGACCTGCACAGGTCGTACGTCAGGTCGTCATGTGAATTGGATGATATCTCGGTCGAGGTTCATGCTACATTTGGACTCTCCGGGATGGCATGCCTGGGGGAGGAGGACGTGAGACGGATGAGCGCCGGCACCGTGAACGTTCTGGCCATAACCAGCGCCCGAATGTCGCAGATGGGAATGCTGGACGCGCTCCGTTCCATCTCGGAGGTGAAGGGCGCCCTGTCGGTGCTCTCGGGGTTCTCCTGTCGCACGTCCGCGGCCGCGGGCACAGTATCGGACGCAACATTACTGGCGGCGCCGCGGGGCGATATTAGCTATTCAGGGCTGGCGACGCCCCAGGGAAGGGCAGCTGCATGCGCACTCAGGCGCGCGTTCGCCGAGCTGGCGATTAGGCTAGGGACAGGCCGGAGATTGGCACTGACATTGGGACTCGAGGGCGGGGATTGCGGGAACGTGGATCCGGATCTGGAGGTGGCCATCAGGGCGGCGAGATATGTGGAGCTGGCAGAGGCCGCAGGCCTGCTGGGTGATGCCGGCGGAGGGTCAGAGCAGCCTTATGGATCCACCGATGACGCGCTGAAGCGGCTGGGAAGGATAGCGGAGGAGCGCGGGCAGAAGGGGACGCTGACCCTGGCGGAAGTCCTGAGTCTCTGCGAGGGATCCAGTTGA
- a CDS encoding NTP transferase domain-containing protein, translated as MIIMAGGRGSRLGYLEKPLVEVCGRPMVDGVLRAAAAVEEPILCTSPFVPNVERLYCGSLRCVRGSGDYVSDLGTALEAVGVPALVLPADMPFLDHGIRELRRFVDMALESRAQVITLNVCRHGRCYQPGVSVFRMPSGEWEDIHILWRAALMDVDDPGDLEEARGYCGITEEGRPEG; from the coding sequence GTGATAATCATGGCCGGCGGAAGGGGCAGCAGGCTGGGATACTTGGAGAAGCCCTTGGTGGAGGTTTGCGGACGGCCCATGGTGGATGGAGTCCTCCGCGCTGCGGCAGCAGTGGAGGAACCCATTCTTTGCACTAGCCCTTTCGTCCCGAACGTCGAGAGATTGTACTGCGGGAGTTTGAGGTGCGTGAGGGGTTCTGGCGACTACGTATCGGACCTGGGGACGGCGCTGGAGGCCGTGGGGGTCCCCGCGCTTGTACTGCCGGCGGACATGCCGTTCCTGGACCACGGCATCCGGGAGCTCAGGAGATTCGTGGATATGGCGCTCGAATCGCGCGCGCAAGTGATCACGCTCAACGTCTGCAGGCACGGCCGCTGCTACCAGCCGGGAGTCTCGGTCTTCAGGATGCCAAGTGGGGAGTGGGAGGATATCCACATATTGTGGCGCGCCGCATTAATGGACGTCGACGACCCAGGGGATCTGGAGGAGGCGAGGGGATACTGCGGTATCACGGAGGAAGGGAGGCCGGAAGGTTAG
- a CDS encoding pyridoxal phosphate-dependent aminotransferase: MNVNPLPPPGELSEVLRGCLAEDIVRGYPDYEYRDLKDAIRSFYDVDGVVPLNGSSEGVLLALVATGSRRIVVVQPSYGEYHDLAEAMGVRYESVVMSANGSRFELDLDAVRSHCTDPEAIVVVTNPNNPTGSFVDPRELEGLASECRSWILLDEAYAELSDAYPGIRPPAGDRMIVLRSLTKWLSVPGLRIGFAALEGELVRRMDALRAPWNVNSVADCFVRRTLGEFRDRLRSYITTSREYISVERSRMSGRLGSIGLQPFDGSANFLLVRSPWPTDELAAYLRSRGILIREAWTFEGLDRTFFRVAVRSREDDDALLAALEGYARGAR; this comes from the coding sequence GTGAACGTCAACCCACTGCCGCCGCCGGGCGAGCTCTCTGAGGTGCTCAGGGGATGCCTGGCCGAGGACATAGTACGCGGATACCCTGACTATGAATACCGCGACCTGAAGGACGCGATCCGCTCCTTCTACGATGTCGACGGGGTAGTGCCGCTGAACGGATCATCTGAGGGGGTGCTCCTAGCGCTGGTGGCGACTGGTTCCCGGAGGATCGTCGTTGTGCAGCCTTCGTACGGCGAGTACCACGATCTGGCCGAGGCAATGGGCGTTCGCTACGAGTCCGTTGTCATGAGCGCCAACGGCTCAAGATTCGAGCTGGATCTAGACGCGGTGCGCTCGCACTGCACGGACCCGGAGGCGATCGTCGTTGTGACCAACCCTAACAACCCGACGGGGAGCTTCGTGGATCCGCGCGAGCTGGAGGGACTGGCATCGGAGTGCAGGTCGTGGATCCTGCTCGACGAGGCATACGCGGAGCTGAGCGACGCGTACCCGGGAATCCGGCCGCCCGCAGGCGACAGGATGATCGTGCTCAGATCCCTCACGAAGTGGCTCTCGGTGCCCGGGCTCAGGATAGGGTTCGCGGCCCTCGAGGGAGAGCTGGTGCGCAGGATGGATGCGCTCCGCGCGCCGTGGAACGTGAATTCGGTGGCAGATTGCTTCGTGCGCAGGACACTGGGTGAATTCCGCGATCGGCTGCGTAGCTATATAACCACCTCGAGGGAATACATATCCGTGGAGAGGTCCAGGATGAGCGGCCGCTTGGGATCCATAGGGCTGCAGCCCTTCGATGGCAGTGCGAACTTCCTGCTGGTGCGCTCACCGTGGCCAACGGACGAGCTGGCGGCTTACCTTAGGTCCCGCGGCATCCTGATAAGGGAGGCGTGGACCTTTGAGGGCCTAGACAGAACGTTCTTCCGCGTTGCAGTCAGGTCGCGCGAGGATGACGACGCGCTGCTGGCGGCGCTGGAGGGATACGCACGTGGCGCGCGATGA
- a CDS encoding adenosylcobinamide-GDP ribazoletransferase codes for MARDDPLRGIAALLGFLTIIPSRGSQQEAARHFYAVPVVGFVRGVITSISVLALAWFPPYVAAALALALHYAGQGFMHADGFSDFSEALIASKSGADPRAVVHDTHRGSFAIASFSVLSIVLFASSLYALSSRFMLAFVVAEMGEVVAIAAALQFGGREPYDGMASAFKEHMSGGALGFIALLSAVLIFLIGGGMLTILVPVASLIVGGLTAKAADRTLGFTNGDALGFAGEIAFAAALLMVAHA; via the coding sequence GTGGCGCGCGATGATCCGCTGAGGGGCATAGCCGCGCTCCTGGGATTCCTCACGATAATACCGTCGAGGGGCTCGCAGCAGGAGGCGGCGAGGCACTTCTACGCAGTGCCCGTGGTGGGGTTCGTCAGGGGAGTGATAACTTCAATATCGGTGCTGGCTCTGGCGTGGTTCCCTCCCTACGTGGCGGCAGCGCTAGCGCTCGCTCTTCACTACGCAGGCCAGGGATTCATGCACGCCGACGGCTTCTCGGACTTCAGCGAGGCGCTGATCGCCTCCAAGTCCGGGGCTGATCCGCGCGCGGTGGTCCACGATACTCATAGGGGGTCGTTCGCCATTGCATCGTTCTCGGTGCTCTCCATAGTGCTGTTCGCGTCGTCGCTCTACGCGCTCTCATCACGCTTCATGCTGGCGTTCGTGGTCGCGGAGATGGGAGAGGTGGTCGCGATCGCCGCGGCTCTGCAGTTCGGTGGGCGGGAGCCATACGACGGCATGGCAAGCGCATTCAAGGAGCACATGAGCGGAGGTGCGCTGGGGTTCATCGCCCTGCTCTCGGCGGTGCTGATATTCCTGATTGGCGGAGGGATGCTGACAATCCTCGTGCCGGTGGCATCGCTCATAGTGGGCGGACTGACCGCGAAGGCCGCTGACAGGACATTGGGGTTCACGAACGGCGATGCGCTGGGGTTCGCCGGCGAAATAGCGTTCGCGGCTGCACTACTGATGGTAGCACATGCCTGA
- a CDS encoding cobalamin biosynthesis protein, which translates to MPDSCAALALLPLALGLALDAIYPYHRGPLLAIHPVHTSYVMALKLADSVRGRTGGIILWLAVVGSHIAIYGAALWTAWQLGYLVWIPVASYVVKVTIPVRLLFDHVEDARRHLVDGDLEGARSAAQGLVRRDLGRADAGHVSSAALESLFESLVDGITSPLFYYAFLGPLGALVQRLANTMDGAVGFRDERYSEIGWFSAKVDTALNYIPARLTALLEIAACALRRGDAARALKVYSRYRKATESVNAGHPLSAAAGCLGVRLEKEGSYSVGLGELPGPRDLAEGTRLADIALGLAAAVAVLVICALADVHLPWAM; encoded by the coding sequence ATGCCTGACTCGTGCGCGGCGCTCGCCCTGCTGCCGCTGGCCCTGGGGCTCGCGCTGGACGCCATCTATCCCTACCACCGCGGGCCGCTGCTTGCGATCCATCCCGTGCACACCTCGTACGTGATGGCTCTGAAGCTCGCCGACAGTGTCCGCGGAAGGACCGGGGGGATAATCCTGTGGCTTGCAGTCGTGGGATCCCATATTGCGATCTACGGCGCAGCGCTCTGGACGGCATGGCAGCTCGGGTACCTGGTGTGGATACCAGTGGCATCATATGTGGTCAAGGTGACAATCCCTGTCAGGCTGTTGTTCGACCATGTGGAGGACGCCAGAAGACATCTGGTGGACGGCGACCTAGAGGGCGCGCGGTCGGCCGCGCAGGGACTCGTGAGGCGCGATCTGGGTCGCGCCGATGCGGGACACGTGTCATCAGCAGCGCTGGAATCCCTCTTCGAGAGTTTGGTGGACGGGATAACATCCCCTCTATTCTACTACGCGTTTCTGGGACCCCTGGGGGCTCTGGTCCAGAGGCTGGCGAACACGATGGATGGAGCCGTGGGTTTCAGGGATGAGCGCTACTCGGAGATAGGCTGGTTCTCCGCGAAGGTGGACACCGCCTTGAACTACATCCCGGCGAGGTTGACCGCGCTCCTCGAGATCGCTGCGTGCGCGCTGCGCCGCGGGGACGCGGCACGCGCGCTCAAGGTCTACTCGAGGTACAGGAAAGCCACCGAGAGCGTGAACGCCGGGCACCCGTTGTCGGCGGCGGCCGGATGTCTGGGCGTGAGGCTCGAGAAGGAGGGGAGCTATTCGGTGGGCCTCGGGGAGCTCCCGGGCCCCCGCGATCTGGCCGAGGGAACGCGCCTGGCCGACATCGCGCTGGGGCTCGCGGCGGCCGTGGCCGTGCTTGTAATATGCGCGCTGGCCGACGTTCATCTCCCGTGGGCGATGTGA
- a CDS encoding FAD-dependent oxidoreductase, with the protein MRFDVVVVGAGPAGAAAALEAARAGLKVLMIERGRGAGSKQVYGGKIYSYYLQKVLGDLKDAPVERWVRKERLSLVDGSNRCTTIEYEGRDSGAFTAYLTKFTAWLVDRAVSAGAVFADEVRVDSILRNEGGTSGVEAGGERVEADVVIDAEGVNRLLLERLGLAERTSTRGVALGVKETIRIGEKEVEERFGLDHGEGLSWILMGGFTGGLPGGAFVYTNKDTVSLGLVLYLDSAVRSIGEPVHSMVEGLRTHELLWRYWADGDVVEYSAKLTPESGYRYVPSKLAADGLMVVGDAGGLLLNLGYTFRGVDYAVYSGHLAGRAAVASRDRHRPSEEVLRELYEEPLRRSRPFRDLERLRGVERVMEAGDRYFSTYPALAAAAMDGMFNLEEATPSVYESLRSAMRESNVSMLRAMLDALGTVRAI; encoded by the coding sequence GTGAGATTTGACGTGGTCGTGGTGGGCGCGGGGCCCGCCGGGGCGGCCGCGGCACTCGAGGCGGCCAGGGCCGGCCTTAAGGTCCTGATGATCGAGCGGGGAAGGGGGGCGGGCTCCAAACAGGTCTACGGGGGGAAGATCTACTCATACTACCTGCAGAAGGTGCTCGGGGACCTGAAGGACGCGCCTGTCGAGAGGTGGGTCAGGAAGGAGAGGCTATCCCTCGTGGACGGATCCAACAGGTGCACCACGATCGAGTACGAGGGACGCGACTCGGGGGCCTTCACTGCGTATCTCACGAAGTTCACCGCTTGGTTGGTGGATCGCGCGGTGTCGGCAGGCGCTGTCTTCGCTGACGAAGTCAGGGTGGACTCCATATTGAGGAACGAAGGAGGCACATCGGGGGTGGAGGCCGGGGGCGAGAGGGTGGAGGCGGACGTCGTCATAGACGCGGAGGGCGTCAACAGGCTCCTGCTGGAACGCCTGGGGCTGGCGGAGAGGACGAGCACGAGGGGTGTGGCCCTGGGCGTTAAGGAGACCATCAGGATAGGGGAGAAGGAGGTGGAGGAGCGCTTCGGTCTGGACCACGGGGAGGGACTCTCGTGGATACTGATGGGGGGTTTCACCGGGGGGCTCCCCGGAGGGGCGTTCGTGTACACGAATAAGGACACCGTCAGCCTGGGACTGGTGCTCTACCTGGACTCAGCCGTTCGCTCGATAGGTGAACCGGTCCACTCCATGGTGGAGGGACTGCGCACCCATGAGCTGCTGTGGAGGTACTGGGCGGACGGCGACGTGGTGGAGTACTCGGCGAAGCTGACGCCGGAATCGGGATACAGGTACGTGCCCAGTAAGCTCGCGGCGGACGGGCTTATGGTGGTCGGGGACGCCGGCGGGCTGCTGCTCAACCTCGGGTACACCTTCCGGGGCGTGGACTACGCAGTCTACAGCGGCCATCTGGCCGGGAGGGCGGCGGTCGCGTCGAGGGACAGGCACAGGCCATCGGAGGAGGTACTGAGGGAGCTGTACGAGGAGCCCCTCAGGAGAAGCAGGCCGTTCAGGGATCTGGAGAGGCTGAGAGGAGTGGAGCGCGTCATGGAGGCGGGGGACAGGTACTTCTCGACCTATCCGGCGCTGGCCGCGGCCGCCATGGACGGCATGTTCAACTTGGAGGAGGCTACGCCGAGCGTGTACGAGTCGCTCAGGAGCGCCATGAGGGAGTCGAACGTGTCCATGCTGCGCGCAATGCTGGACGCTCTCGGGACGGTGAGGGCCATTTGA
- a CDS encoding 4Fe-4S binding protein produces MKVEDLLQRTTWDVDPRPHITVDADKCARCPTKPCVLLCPAGCYTEVEGSVVFSYEGCLECGTCRVICPMGAVTWNYPVSGRGVQYRTS; encoded by the coding sequence ATGAAGGTGGAGGACCTCCTCCAGAGGACCACGTGGGACGTGGATCCGAGGCCGCACATAACCGTGGACGCGGACAAGTGCGCCAGATGTCCCACAAAGCCGTGCGTGCTCCTGTGCCCCGCGGGATGCTACACGGAGGTGGAGGGCTCAGTGGTGTTCAGCTACGAGGGATGTCTGGAGTGCGGCACGTGCAGGGTCATCTGTCCGATGGGCGCGGTGACTTGGAACTATCCGGTGAGCGGAAGGGGGGTACAGTACAGGACTTCGTAG
- a CDS encoding electron transfer flavoprotein subunit beta/FixA family protein: MGLRIAVGIKWVPNNQAVRFDEKTGTLIREGVVSVVNPHDLDAVELALRLRDKYGGSVVAMSMSPPSATKGLEHVLGMGVDEAILISDRAFAGADTLATSYVISHALERLGDFDLALFGQETIDSSTAHIPAQVAGWLGLPYVYYVNDVEKLDEGQRSITVRRLLEDRAEWYELALPAVLGVAMKSQLPRPVRLSHKLRVRTENPIKTWSNEFLKLDPRCTGLRGSPTIVSKSTWTPEVPRRKQIIDGPPEEAARKLVDILFKEGILR; the protein is encoded by the coding sequence ATGGGCCTCAGGATAGCCGTGGGGATAAAGTGGGTCCCGAACAATCAGGCGGTCCGGTTCGACGAGAAGACGGGGACGCTTATCAGGGAAGGCGTGGTGAGCGTGGTGAACCCGCACGACCTGGACGCGGTGGAGCTGGCGCTCAGGCTCCGGGACAAGTATGGCGGAAGCGTGGTGGCTATGAGCATGAGCCCGCCGTCGGCCACGAAGGGACTGGAGCACGTGCTCGGAATGGGGGTGGACGAGGCGATCCTGATAAGCGACAGGGCGTTCGCCGGCGCCGACACGCTCGCGACGAGCTACGTGATATCACATGCCCTCGAGAGGCTCGGGGATTTCGACCTTGCGCTGTTCGGACAGGAGACTATCGACAGCTCGACGGCGCACATACCTGCGCAGGTCGCCGGATGGCTGGGGCTGCCATACGTGTACTACGTCAATGACGTGGAGAAGCTCGACGAGGGACAGCGCAGTATCACCGTCAGGAGGCTCCTGGAGGACCGCGCAGAGTGGTACGAGCTCGCGCTCCCGGCGGTGCTGGGGGTGGCCATGAAGAGCCAGCTCCCGCGCCCCGTCAGGCTGAGCCACAAGCTCAGGGTCAGGACCGAGAACCCGATAAAGACGTGGTCAAACGAGTTCCTCAAGCTCGATCCGCGCTGCACCGGCCTGAGGGGAAGCCCCACGATAGTATCGAAGTCCACGTGGACCCCCGAGGTGCCGAGGAGGAAGCAGATCATAGATGGACCACCTGAGGAGGCGGCGAGGAAGCTCGTCGATATTCTGTTCAAGGAGGGGATTCTGAGATGA